In Myxococcales bacterium, a single genomic region encodes these proteins:
- a CDS encoding tetratricopeptide repeat protein: MRASPSLCRALLLALVACGGEPNVTASPPPSTRASLPSSEASSEARAPTTEPSAPLATPARDDGPAVVGAPTPVNGGQPDQELNARAAAYVQAGDRMSARKTYFELIKNHPDSRLIPNAYVAFGDMFFEEAATDPSKFDLAQQAYSEALKYPPPKSDVYGYAWYKLAHVHVMKAEDAKALNAFAKVIEHAARFPAVGQGENLRRAASKDVVGVYARAGSAGAASAFFRKLTGEPSHASASPRATAMLEALGQEYFRGGKTTEAIVLYRDLAARDPKNTCRYGAFVKAAQAASRGSRMPADFFKDGERDAAQCP, translated from the coding sequence ATGCGTGCCTCGCCTTCGTTGTGCCGCGCCCTCCTCCTGGCACTCGTCGCGTGTGGTGGTGAGCCAAACGTCACGGCGTCACCACCGCCATCGACGCGCGCTAGCCTCCCTTCGTCGGAGGCTTCGTCCGAGGCCCGCGCCCCGACGACAGAGCCTTCGGCACCGTTGGCGACGCCGGCGCGCGACGACGGGCCGGCGGTTGTGGGGGCGCCGACGCCGGTCAACGGAGGCCAACCGGACCAAGAGCTGAACGCGCGGGCCGCCGCATACGTGCAAGCCGGCGATCGCATGAGCGCCCGTAAGACCTACTTCGAGCTCATCAAGAACCACCCCGACTCGCGCCTCATACCCAACGCGTACGTAGCCTTCGGCGACATGTTCTTCGAGGAGGCCGCCACCGATCCGAGCAAGTTCGACCTCGCGCAGCAGGCCTACAGTGAGGCGCTCAAGTATCCGCCCCCGAAGAGCGACGTCTACGGCTACGCCTGGTACAAGCTCGCGCATGTTCACGTGATGAAAGCCGAGGACGCGAAGGCGCTCAACGCGTTCGCGAAGGTGATCGAGCACGCCGCACGTTTCCCCGCCGTGGGCCAGGGCGAGAACCTCCGGCGCGCAGCCAGCAAAGACGTGGTCGGCGTCTACGCGCGCGCCGGCAGTGCGGGCGCTGCGTCGGCTTTCTTTCGCAAGCTGACCGGCGAGCCGTCGCACGCGTCCGCGTCGCCCCGAGCGACGGCGATGCTGGAGGCCCTCGGGCAAGAGTACTTCCGGGGCGGCAAGACCACGGAGGCCATCGTCCTCTACCGAGACCTCGCCGCCCGCGACCCGAAGAACACCTGCCGCTATGGCGCGTTTGTCAAAGCAGCCCAAGCGGCGTCGCGCGGCTCGCGGATGCCAGCAGACTTCTTCA
- a CDS encoding right-handed parallel beta-helix repeat-containing protein: MVKIGVMVKIAARAQAKVSLVLVSALACACAGEPGAEGLVGAPERDPITGAPVGNATNGAAAGQGAPLDGGTVTLPDGAVVGQPQGDAAGGGGGGGGGGVDASAPPVTTCPGAPATPTFTLGAAYYFSDCAVGAAAGCVAGDNANAGTSAAAPKRDLTGFNVNTLPAGTQLRFARGGAWTNFRMVLQNYNATATSPIVVEAYSPSWGGTAKPWLKASAGISGFEFGTYQQDVNDDGGYVVRDLKIDGQGAADWGFWLRAVLRNVLIENMEITGFKIGLHVQSAEGTAGIRFLTVRNNNIHHNSDMGWLGNANDLRIEGNTIANNNYSGSGFSHGIYLGGGGVRAVVRNNVLTGNSVVGGACTGGNLTVHGRWDGVTIEGNTISQTSAAGGCYGVSLNPGYATAEYLRNFVVRGNTIVNLGYCAICASSAPGIVMESNVIVNTQATYQAGLLIGGDIGAGDDADTAGVVRNNTVYFAQAGAGSEGVALRGTAGQNLRVASNLIYFGAGSNASHHCFAHPALSNFTTFANNLCHHAGGGGDWSTSFATLAAAQGAGFDVGGTSAAPNFVAAPASGNGYSCQLQAASPAVNAGHPTASSPVDRACGPRSVPDIGACER, from the coding sequence ATGGTGAAGATCGGGGTCATGGTGAAGATCGCGGCTCGTGCTCAGGCGAAGGTGTCCCTCGTTCTTGTGAGCGCACTCGCCTGCGCGTGCGCGGGTGAGCCGGGAGCGGAGGGCCTCGTCGGCGCACCGGAGCGCGACCCGATCACGGGCGCTCCCGTTGGCAACGCTACGAACGGCGCGGCAGCGGGGCAAGGCGCACCGCTCGATGGCGGCACCGTCACGCTTCCCGATGGCGCGGTCGTCGGGCAGCCTCAAGGCGACGCGGCGGGCGGCGGTGGCGGTGGCGGTGGCGGTGGAGTCGACGCGAGTGCGCCGCCCGTTACTACGTGCCCCGGCGCGCCGGCGACGCCCACCTTCACACTCGGCGCCGCGTATTACTTCTCGGACTGCGCCGTTGGTGCAGCAGCGGGGTGCGTCGCCGGCGACAATGCCAATGCCGGTACCTCGGCCGCCGCGCCCAAGCGCGATCTGACGGGCTTCAACGTGAACACGCTTCCTGCGGGCACGCAGCTCCGCTTCGCGCGGGGTGGCGCGTGGACCAACTTCCGTATGGTGCTTCAGAACTACAACGCGACGGCCACGAGCCCCATTGTCGTGGAGGCCTACTCGCCGAGCTGGGGCGGAACCGCGAAGCCGTGGCTCAAGGCCAGCGCGGGCATCAGCGGTTTCGAGTTTGGCACCTACCAGCAAGACGTCAACGATGACGGCGGCTACGTCGTTCGTGATCTCAAGATCGACGGCCAAGGCGCCGCAGATTGGGGGTTTTGGCTGCGCGCGGTGCTTCGCAACGTCCTGATCGAGAACATGGAGATTACAGGCTTCAAGATCGGGCTCCACGTGCAGAGCGCAGAGGGCACCGCTGGGATCCGCTTTCTCACGGTGAGGAACAACAACATCCACCACAACTCCGACATGGGGTGGCTCGGGAACGCCAACGACCTTCGCATCGAGGGCAACACCATCGCCAACAACAACTACTCCGGCAGCGGCTTCAGCCACGGGATTTACCTCGGCGGTGGCGGCGTGCGAGCCGTCGTTCGCAACAACGTGCTCACCGGCAATTCGGTCGTGGGCGGGGCGTGCACCGGAGGCAACCTCACGGTGCACGGTCGCTGGGACGGCGTGACCATCGAGGGCAACACGATCTCGCAGACGAGCGCGGCCGGGGGTTGCTACGGCGTCTCGCTCAACCCCGGCTACGCGACGGCCGAGTACCTCCGCAACTTCGTCGTGCGCGGCAACACCATCGTCAACCTCGGCTACTGCGCCATCTGCGCCAGCTCAGCGCCCGGCATCGTGATGGAGAGCAACGTCATCGTGAACACGCAGGCCACCTATCAAGCAGGGCTCCTCATCGGTGGCGACATAGGCGCCGGCGATGACGCCGACACGGCGGGGGTCGTCAGGAACAACACCGTCTATTTCGCGCAGGCAGGGGCTGGCAGCGAAGGCGTGGCGCTCCGAGGGACCGCCGGCCAAAACCTCCGCGTGGCGTCGAACCTCATCTACTTCGGCGCCGGTTCCAACGCCTCGCATCACTGCTTCGCTCACCCGGCCCTCTCCAACTTCACCACCTTTGCCAATAACCTCTGCCACCACGCGGGCGGAGGGGGCGACTGGAGCACCAGCTTCGCCACGCTCGCGGCGGCGCAGGGAGCGGGCTTCGACGTCGGGGGCACGAGCGCCGCACCGAACTTTGTCGCGGCACCGGCGAGCGGCAACGGCTACAGCTGCCAGCTTCAAGCGGCGAGCCCCGCCGTGAACGCCGGTCACCCCACCGCGAGCAGTCCCGTCGATCGCGCCTGCGGGCCGCGCAGTGTGCCGGACATCGGCGCCTGCGAGCGTTGA
- a CDS encoding protein kinase: MTSHLDRYLLGEVMASGGMSSVHLGRMRGAAGFGRTVAIKRLHPQYATDPDFVAMMLDEAKLVSRISHPNVVATLDVVHTDSSLFLILDYVHGETLATIHRTLAAEGRRIPLPIARAIASAMLLGLDAAHEATDELGHALGVVHRDVSPQNVMIGADGGVRVLDFGVAKAASFSHQSDAGQIKGKLAYMAPEQLAGTTVTRAADLYGASVVLWEMLTGRRLYEAMEKAQIAFLVMNGAARSPRTVEPEVPEDLADLVMRGLERDPERRFPTARAMAEAIEATGPAATVREIAAWLEEVLHDSLATKAERVARMERDTVEATDVRELASSLAAASAATPPSQTTPPALGPVEGSLEATTSVSSSDQPKLARPVWPVAAIALGIGAGILLMRLSGGRVDHAPTAPAARDEHAAAPQDLQPGTGPAPSVAPARAPGDPSSTPPDGPANTAPPRAGPSPDASDAPVVTPVAPAPRPRLPPRKSAGSPQPKATQDGLFDRN, encoded by the coding sequence GTGACGAGCCACCTTGATCGCTACCTGCTCGGTGAGGTCATGGCGTCGGGCGGCATGTCGTCGGTGCACCTCGGTCGCATGCGCGGGGCTGCGGGCTTCGGCCGCACCGTGGCCATCAAGCGGCTCCATCCCCAATACGCAACGGATCCGGACTTCGTCGCGATGATGCTCGACGAAGCGAAGCTCGTCTCCCGCATCAGCCACCCCAACGTCGTCGCCACGCTCGACGTCGTGCACACCGACAGCAGTCTGTTTCTCATCCTCGACTATGTGCACGGCGAGACGCTCGCCACGATCCATAGAACGCTCGCCGCGGAGGGGCGGCGCATCCCCCTCCCCATCGCGCGGGCCATCGCTTCCGCCATGCTCCTGGGCCTCGACGCGGCCCACGAAGCCACCGACGAGTTAGGGCATGCGCTTGGCGTTGTGCATCGCGACGTCTCACCGCAAAACGTCATGATCGGCGCCGATGGCGGCGTCCGAGTGCTCGACTTCGGCGTCGCCAAGGCGGCGAGCTTCAGTCACCAATCGGACGCGGGGCAGATCAAGGGCAAGCTCGCCTACATGGCACCCGAACAGCTCGCGGGCACCACGGTTACGCGCGCCGCCGATCTCTACGGCGCGAGCGTGGTCCTGTGGGAGATGCTCACGGGCCGTCGCCTCTACGAGGCCATGGAGAAGGCGCAGATCGCCTTTCTTGTGATGAACGGCGCGGCGCGCTCACCGCGCACCGTGGAGCCCGAGGTGCCGGAAGATCTCGCGGACCTCGTGATGCGCGGGCTCGAGCGGGACCCGGAGCGCCGGTTTCCGACGGCGCGAGCCATGGCGGAAGCCATCGAGGCGACGGGCCCCGCCGCCACGGTCCGCGAGATCGCCGCGTGGCTGGAGGAGGTCTTGCACGACTCGCTCGCGACGAAGGCGGAACGCGTGGCCCGCATGGAGCGCGATACGGTCGAGGCGACCGACGTACGTGAACTGGCTTCCTCGCTTGCCGCAGCGAGCGCCGCTACGCCGCCATCGCAGACGACGCCGCCGGCACTCGGCCCCGTCGAAGGCTCCCTGGAAGCCACGACGAGCGTCTCCTCGTCGGATCAGCCCAAACTTGCGCGGCCCGTGTGGCCCGTCGCAGCCATCGCGTTGGGCATCGGCGCGGGGATCCTCCTCATGCGACTAAGCGGTGGCCGCGTCGATCACGCCCCCACGGCCCCCGCCGCGCGAGACGAGCATGCCGCCGCTCCTCAAGATCTTCAGCCCGGCACCGGGCCCGCGCCGAGCGTCGCGCCGGCGCGTGCGCCCGGCGATCCGTCAAGCACGCCGCCCGACGGCCCCGCCAACACCGCTCCCCCGCGAGCAGGCCCTTCGCCTGACGCGAGCGACGCGCCCGTCGTCACGCCGGTGGCGCCGGCTCCGCGTCCGCGCCTCCCCCCTCGAAAATCAGCCGGATCCCCCCAGCCAAAGGCGACGCAAGATGGCCTCTTCGATCGCAACTGA
- a CDS encoding sigma-54-dependent Fis family transcriptional regulator: MRYHYAMTDDPTALEQKEPGSKLAESVAIVAHVLTGAARGTRRYVGTRMTIGKSQDNHLVLPDRTVSRHHCELVRTTSGIELRDLGSTNGTRVDGTQVAHAVVKPGSTVRVGEVEIALRPSAQPLSVLPSERHRFGDAVGRSLAMRTIFGVLEFMAPSDATILLEGETGTGKDALARAVLAESRRKKGPFQVLDCGVVSANLLESELFGHEKGAFTGAATARRGIFEAASGGTVFLDEIDELPLDLQPKLLRVIEAREIKRLGSSKPIKIDVRLIAASKRDLVGAVAEGRFREDLYFRLAVVPIQLPPLRARRDDIPLLVTTMLAALGGKDMSVNDEVMSEFLAREWRGNVRELRNVLERALHLARGQGTNEIDVCHLPALRSLESTFRFEPGRSFDETMRACERAYARWLVTMHGSEEAAAAEAQLDLGRLMALIDD, translated from the coding sequence ATGCGGTATCACTATGCCATGACCGACGACCCGACCGCGCTCGAACAGAAGGAGCCGGGCTCCAAGCTCGCAGAGAGCGTGGCCATCGTGGCCCATGTGCTCACGGGCGCCGCTCGCGGCACCAGGCGCTACGTCGGCACGCGCATGACGATCGGAAAGTCACAAGACAACCACCTGGTGTTGCCCGACCGCACGGTGTCTCGTCATCACTGCGAACTCGTCCGGACGACGAGCGGCATCGAGCTCCGCGACCTCGGCTCCACCAACGGTACCCGCGTCGACGGGACCCAAGTCGCCCATGCGGTCGTGAAACCCGGCTCGACGGTGCGTGTGGGGGAGGTCGAGATTGCCCTGCGGCCGAGCGCGCAGCCCCTCTCGGTGCTGCCGAGCGAACGACACCGGTTTGGCGACGCGGTCGGACGCAGCCTCGCCATGCGAACGATCTTCGGCGTCCTCGAGTTCATGGCGCCCAGCGACGCGACGATCCTGCTCGAAGGCGAGACGGGAACCGGCAAAGATGCCCTCGCGCGCGCCGTCCTCGCCGAGAGCCGCCGCAAGAAGGGTCCCTTTCAGGTCCTCGACTGCGGCGTCGTGAGCGCGAACCTGCTCGAAAGCGAACTCTTCGGTCACGAGAAGGGCGCCTTCACGGGCGCGGCCACGGCGCGCCGCGGCATCTTCGAGGCCGCCTCGGGGGGCACCGTCTTCCTCGACGAGATCGACGAGCTGCCGCTCGACCTTCAGCCGAAGCTGCTCCGCGTCATCGAGGCCCGAGAGATCAAACGCCTCGGATCATCGAAACCGATCAAGATTGACGTTCGGTTGATCGCGGCATCCAAACGTGACCTGGTCGGCGCCGTCGCCGAGGGTCGCTTCCGGGAGGATCTGTACTTTCGTCTCGCCGTCGTTCCCATCCAACTTCCGCCGCTCCGGGCGCGTCGCGATGACATCCCGCTGCTCGTGACGACGATGCTCGCGGCGCTCGGGGGCAAAGACATGAGCGTCAACGACGAAGTGATGAGCGAGTTTCTCGCCCGCGAGTGGCGCGGCAACGTCCGCGAGCTGCGCAACGTCCTCGAGCGTGCGCTCCACTTGGCGCGCGGGCAAGGCACCAACGAGATCGACGTCTGTCACCTCCCCGCGCTCCGGAGCCTCGAGTCGACGTTCCGCTTCGAACCCGGACGCTCGTTCGATGAGACCATGCGCGCCTGCGAGCGCGCCTACGCGCGCTGGCTCGTCACGATGCACGGCTCTGAGGAAGCGGCGGCGGCTGAAGCGCAGCTTGACCTCGGGCGCCTGATGGCGCTCATCGACGACTGA
- a CDS encoding helix-turn-helix transcriptional regulator, with amino-acid sequence MSLRGSTVANRYERVDFGEGLLGWVYEYVNTEPVVRKGGMATGLEIGVQLAGDWVHAGTRRECRAYGPGEAHLISPGEQYALSMRASPSDAGLQVGFIVYPDESGGIGAEEGDVVFSPAAKLDRTFFEFCRAYQVASDAGAGLPAREVRAEVRSFVKKNVEIAPRDPLAAAKRAMDETFARPLYLEHLASVAEMHPRTFARRFAGRYGTTPIAYRLQLRLNEAARLSWTEPTLPLRALAERVGFEDMPYFHRAFMAEFGVTPAVYGRRGRLADRNRAALTPYPRRD; translated from the coding sequence ATGTCCCTCCGCGGCTCCACGGTTGCGAATCGCTACGAGCGAGTGGACTTCGGCGAGGGGCTCCTTGGGTGGGTCTACGAGTACGTGAACACCGAGCCGGTCGTTCGCAAAGGCGGCATGGCGACCGGCCTCGAGATTGGCGTGCAGCTCGCGGGCGACTGGGTTCACGCGGGCACGCGGCGAGAGTGCCGCGCGTACGGCCCCGGCGAGGCGCACCTGATCAGCCCCGGCGAGCAGTACGCCCTCTCCATGCGCGCGAGCCCTTCCGACGCGGGCCTTCAGGTCGGCTTCATCGTCTACCCCGACGAGAGCGGCGGCATCGGCGCCGAGGAAGGTGACGTCGTCTTCTCACCTGCCGCGAAGCTGGACCGCACGTTCTTCGAGTTCTGTCGCGCCTATCAAGTGGCAAGCGACGCTGGCGCGGGCCTCCCCGCTCGCGAGGTTCGCGCCGAGGTGCGGAGCTTCGTGAAGAAGAACGTCGAGATTGCGCCGCGCGATCCGTTGGCCGCGGCGAAGCGCGCGATGGACGAGACGTTCGCGCGGCCGCTCTACCTCGAGCACCTGGCGTCGGTCGCGGAAATGCACCCACGCACGTTCGCGCGCCGCTTCGCCGGCCGCTACGGGACGACGCCCATCGCCTACCGACTGCAGCTTCGCTTGAACGAGGCCGCGCGCCTCTCGTGGACGGAGCCGACGCTCCCGCTCCGTGCGCTCGCGGAGCGGGTCGGCTTCGAGGACATGCCCTATTTTCACCGCGCGTTTATGGCCGAGTTCGGCGTGACACCCGCCGTGTACGGGAGACGCGGAAGGCTCGCTGACCGCAACCGCGCCGCCTTGACCCCCTATCCGCGCCGAGATTGA
- a CDS encoding alcohol dehydrogenase catalytic domain-containing protein, which produces MLALVLDDPPRVVTNCPPPERPAGEALVRVRVAGVCDTDLQLARGYMGFRGVPGHEFVGEVVAADGPRWIGKRVVADINAGCGVCPECASRGSHHCPSRTVLGIVGRSGAFAELVAVPERCLVEVPAALPDDRAVFAEPLAAALHVLDEVAGVAEPPRAIVLGDGKLGLLIAFALASEGVQTTLVGHHAHKLARAASVGVETFLEDNLPRSRAGAALVVEATGTEAGLAAALRLVAPRGTVVLKTTVAGKLTVDLAPVVIHEVRIVGSRCGDMRRAVDALGQGRVDPSSLIEARYPLSRAVEAFAHAGRRGALKVLIDGA; this is translated from the coding sequence GTGTTAGCTCTCGTCCTCGACGACCCCCCGCGCGTCGTGACCAATTGTCCGCCGCCCGAGCGTCCAGCCGGCGAGGCGCTCGTTCGCGTCCGTGTGGCTGGCGTCTGCGACACGGACCTTCAATTGGCGCGCGGCTATATGGGATTCCGCGGTGTGCCAGGCCACGAGTTCGTCGGCGAGGTCGTGGCCGCTGACGGGCCACGTTGGATCGGCAAGCGCGTTGTCGCGGACATCAACGCGGGCTGCGGCGTCTGCCCCGAGTGCGCGTCACGCGGCAGCCACCACTGCCCGAGCCGCACGGTTTTAGGGATCGTTGGGCGCTCCGGCGCCTTCGCTGAGCTCGTGGCTGTTCCCGAGCGATGCCTTGTCGAGGTGCCAGCGGCGCTGCCCGACGACCGTGCCGTTTTCGCCGAGCCGCTCGCAGCCGCGCTGCATGTGCTCGACGAAGTTGCAGGTGTCGCGGAGCCACCGCGAGCGATCGTCTTGGGTGACGGCAAGCTCGGCCTGCTCATCGCCTTCGCGCTCGCGAGCGAAGGTGTCCAGACGACCCTCGTGGGTCACCACGCGCACAAGCTGGCGCGCGCCGCTTCGGTCGGCGTCGAGACGTTTCTTGAAGACAACCTGCCGCGCTCACGCGCCGGCGCGGCGCTCGTTGTTGAGGCGACCGGGACCGAAGCGGGCCTCGCCGCCGCGCTTCGCCTCGTCGCGCCACGAGGCACCGTCGTGCTCAAGACGACGGTGGCCGGCAAGCTCACCGTCGACCTCGCGCCCGTCGTGATTCACGAGGTGCGCATCGTCGGTTCTCGTTGCGGCGACATGAGGCGCGCCGTCGACGCGCTCGGGCAGGGAAGGGTCGACCCGAGCTCGCTCATCGAGGCGCGCTATCCGTTGTCGCGTGCTGTGGAGGCCTTCGCTCATGCAGGACGACGCGGCGCGCTCAAGGTGCTTATCGATGGTGCGTGA
- a CDS encoding PAS domain S-box protein: MLALQVTYLAWLGRRLSAAYWRGAVSRARVEMARDDLLRAEQRMRDLIERLPDAVAIIQEDTLEFVNAAWCALLGRTTGEVVGQRLYELVHEEDRPALREFVAEPRPGTPREARFLRKDGGYALWEVILSDPFEHAGRRARLVASRDVTERNRLRAQVVLSERLASIGTLAAGVAHEINNPLTYVLANLEYLDSALREGVPSEAADVANLSEVVAEAHAGAERVRVIVRDLKNFSRPARAGMTRVSVNEVVDLALKMAAHELRHRARVTSLLAEVPLVVADEARLGQVILNLIINAAQAIEAGRVEENEVRVTTRVAATGVVEIEVSDTGVGIRPEDLPHIFDPFFTTKAVGVGTGLGLAISHSSVRAFGGSLSVVSERGRGSTFTVSLPVAPPRVPSVPEREANVSRSGRILLIDDDAAVGTSLERLLGERYDIVFEQSPHRALERLCLEPVFDVVLCDMMMPEMTGIELYERARVEAPGQSERFVFITGGVHTENAREFLLRVGNPCLDKPFDRRTIEGLMVTRTSAQT, encoded by the coding sequence GTGCTCGCACTCCAGGTCACGTATTTGGCTTGGCTCGGTCGGCGCCTCAGCGCCGCCTACTGGCGCGGGGCCGTCTCGCGAGCCCGCGTCGAAATGGCACGCGACGATCTGTTGCGGGCCGAGCAGCGGATGCGCGACCTCATTGAACGGTTGCCGGACGCCGTCGCCATCATTCAGGAGGACACGCTCGAGTTCGTCAACGCCGCATGGTGCGCGCTCCTCGGCCGCACCACCGGGGAGGTCGTGGGCCAAAGGCTCTACGAGCTCGTCCATGAGGAGGATCGACCGGCGCTTCGTGAGTTCGTCGCCGAACCGCGCCCGGGTACTCCCCGCGAGGCGCGGTTTCTCCGCAAAGACGGCGGCTACGCGCTGTGGGAGGTCATCCTGAGCGATCCCTTCGAGCACGCTGGCCGCCGCGCTCGCCTCGTCGCCTCGCGAGACGTGACGGAGCGAAACCGCCTTCGCGCCCAGGTTGTCCTCTCGGAGCGACTCGCGTCGATCGGAACGCTCGCTGCCGGCGTAGCGCACGAGATCAACAACCCACTCACGTACGTCCTTGCGAACCTCGAATACCTGGACTCCGCGCTTCGCGAAGGCGTCCCCAGCGAGGCTGCCGACGTCGCGAACCTCTCCGAGGTCGTTGCCGAGGCTCATGCTGGCGCAGAGCGGGTCCGGGTCATCGTTCGCGACCTGAAGAATTTCTCGCGCCCGGCACGCGCCGGTATGACGCGCGTCTCCGTCAACGAGGTCGTTGATCTCGCCCTGAAGATGGCCGCGCACGAGCTCCGCCATCGCGCCCGCGTCACCTCCCTGCTCGCGGAAGTTCCCCTGGTGGTGGCGGACGAGGCGCGCCTCGGTCAGGTGATCCTCAACCTCATCATCAACGCCGCGCAGGCCATCGAAGCGGGGCGCGTCGAAGAGAACGAGGTCCGCGTCACCACACGCGTCGCTGCCACTGGTGTCGTCGAAATCGAGGTGAGCGACACCGGGGTCGGGATTCGGCCGGAGGACCTGCCGCACATCTTTGACCCGTTCTTTACGACGAAGGCCGTCGGCGTTGGTACCGGGCTCGGCCTCGCGATTAGCCACAGCTCCGTACGGGCCTTCGGAGGGAGCCTCTCGGTGGTAAGCGAACGGGGCCGCGGCTCGACCTTCACCGTGAGCCTCCCGGTTGCGCCGCCGCGGGTTCCGTCGGTCCCAGAGCGCGAGGCCAACGTCTCTCGTTCCGGGCGCATCCTACTCATCGACGACGACGCTGCGGTGGGGACCTCGCTCGAGCGACTCCTCGGAGAGCGCTACGACATCGTGTTCGAACAATCCCCCCACCGCGCGCTGGAGCGTCTGTGTCTCGAACCGGTGTTCGACGTGGTGCTCTGCGACATGATGATGCCCGAGATGACAGGCATCGAGCTCTACGAACGCGCGCGGGTTGAGGCCCCAGGGCAGTCGGAGCGGTTCGTCTTCATCACCGGCGGTGTGCACACGGAGAATGCTCGCGAGTTCCTGCTGCGTGTTGGGAACCCTTGCCTCGACAAGCCGTTCGATCGGCGCACCATCGAAGGGCTCATGGTCACGCGCACAAGCGCGCAAACCTGA
- a CDS encoding VWA domain-containing protein, with the protein MLARTAPLVIALTSAALVLCSVACSDASDRGALEGSDKPSQAGPAAGGGAATFEGSAGGTTSTKSGGSCEKMDILFVVDNSGSMGEEQSNLATNFALVTGRLDAYTTGSGGKLDYRIAVTTTGRSYTDVLPIPLPISIGGEKGDDGAFRRGCGLKGAWIEKSDADRSKELSCAANVGTDGPGLEMPLDALRLAVTERETDGKNAGFLRSDALLAVVIITDEDDCSHVTDKVKDACNANDLKPLSTFLSTLDQVKGGRERWAAAVIAGETTCNSTFGTADEAKRLKDFVSQTGKNAIFRSICQGDLVKPLEDALNVFGDACQHFSVK; encoded by the coding sequence ATGCTCGCTCGCACCGCTCCCCTCGTCATCGCGCTCACGAGCGCGGCCCTCGTCCTCTGCTCCGTCGCATGCAGCGACGCCTCCGACCGCGGCGCGCTCGAAGGCAGCGACAAGCCCTCGCAAGCGGGCCCAGCGGCGGGAGGCGGAGCCGCGACCTTCGAGGGCTCGGCCGGCGGGACGACCTCGACGAAGTCCGGCGGGAGCTGCGAGAAGATGGACATCCTCTTCGTCGTCGACAACTCCGGCTCGATGGGCGAAGAGCAGTCGAACCTCGCCACCAACTTCGCCCTCGTGACCGGCCGCCTCGACGCCTACACGACCGGAAGCGGCGGCAAGCTCGACTACCGCATCGCGGTCACCACCACGGGGCGCTCGTACACCGACGTGTTGCCCATTCCGCTCCCCATCTCCATCGGCGGCGAGAAGGGCGACGACGGCGCGTTCCGGCGCGGCTGCGGGCTCAAAGGAGCCTGGATCGAAAAGAGCGACGCCGATCGGTCCAAGGAGCTGTCGTGCGCCGCCAACGTCGGCACCGACGGGCCGGGCCTCGAAATGCCGCTCGACGCGCTCCGCCTCGCCGTCACTGAGCGAGAAACCGACGGAAAGAACGCGGGCTTCCTTCGGAGCGATGCGCTGCTCGCGGTCGTCATCATCACCGACGAGGATGACTGCTCGCACGTGACCGACAAGGTCAAGGACGCTTGCAACGCCAACGATCTCAAGCCGCTGAGCACGTTCCTCTCGACCCTCGATCAAGTCAAAGGTGGACGCGAGCGTTGGGCCGCTGCCGTCATCGCCGGCGAGACCACCTGCAACTCGACCTTCGGCACCGCGGATGAGGCAAAGCGCCTCAAGGATTTCGTCTCGCAGACGGGCAAGAACGCCATCTTCCGGTCCATCTGCCAAGGCGATCTCGTCAAGCCGCTCGAAGACGCGCTCAACGTCTTCGGCGACGCGTGCCAGCACTTCTCGGTCAAGTGA